The genomic segment ttttttaccttcttgtttCTGCGCAGACTCTGTTCCTCGATAGACTAATGAGCATGATTCAAATTCCTTGTTTAGGTAGCGTTATATACACACCAGAAACTTAGGACCAGATGGCCCTTATAAAGATAACAAATCGAAGGACCTTGTGTCTAGTACATCGGTGGTGCTGACACTTAAGGGTCTTGGTGTATTCATCATGTTGACAATAAGGGTCCTTGAACACCTCCCAGCTTTgaataattatatataagcacatcattttctaaaaaagtagTATACCGTTCATCACTCATTGTACGTAGCTCATTATTCAATCCCCCCTGTTCTAAAAACTATCATTACGCTCTCTGATCATTATGCTTTCTGATCATTCTTCGACAGCACCAAACAGAACACTGAAGTAATACGgagtatgtaattgccaatctattcccaATACTGTACTCACTTGTTGTACTATTTTGGCACAAAATTGTGAGTCTCTATTGGAAGAGATTGTTGCCGGAACCCCAAAGCGGgggataatttcatttaacaatcccttcgttacctctcttgctttatttgttcgACAAGGAAAGGTTTTTGGCCAGCCTGAAAACATATCAGacataactaataaatattggtaccccccttttcttgggagttcggAAAATCATCCTGCCACTGTTGTCCTGGATAATTTcctctactaatgttccctagttttattttatttgctgtattgggattattgtgtaaacacatttcacattgttgagtcacctgttttattacagtatacaagtttccCCCaatcaatttctgatttagactttcatataaagtatcagctccccaatgcgtcttattaatgatagggctgtggtccatattaaattggatggtaccactatacgaccatcccttaaataagtccacttatttgtttttattttatcattcatgtcctgaattacctttaagttttctttagaatagtttggctcctgatctgtacttacagtttggcttttatcatctggtattaaggataattcctcctttcctacctcctctgttacttgtctggcctcatggtcggccaggcggtttccaatttccaaatcagtgcctcaatgggccaccttatgttcttccttcctggatgaccctcttataacagcgggggccattcctcacatcaaggtctggcatggcacatgttcccaccgctcaacgcctactgggttgcagccagcagcggagctcaagattcttcttggtggcaaacacagaggccaacccagtcttgcccttgactatggtaggaggcacctgaccaaccttattccttgtacttcgttgtcaatgcagtttcatctgcacatcccataacaagtcactgtcatggcaaaacacacagatttacattagtagaactactacagagtgtattttatttcactttttctgccaatatccccacagccttgctgaccaagggatattgtttttatctgaactgggcaagcctcccccttatcattttactgtatcaggtaaagcatttttcacctttcctggaatttattttcagatacacctggttaaaaatttctcttacttcagggaggtcctcttttcctcttttctgctgaattaaagataagctcaatatttcaattacttgatcatacttaacttttaatttcatttccccttctttaaacgtctagatgttctaataaatctcatcccaacaaagattttagtgaatttggcattcttatttgtttttttagtttgtactttaaaggtttcaggatgttttcctggtggccagcagctcccacaactgtaacaaattatttttttttactgaagtttaacaaataagttggttttgtattcactaaaattccacctcatacccattccctgccctagaggggccgttaccggtcccgttgtactgcaaatgctgcagcaattggggtgacattgtcaggtccttctgctcaattgtcagcaagagcaacccctcctccccaccatcagaagggttcggggcaggagatgctcttcgtgctctgcaggttacacaagcctgcctctgctacagcacttctgttttaactctttctgaccctgaatgcaaatctgctccttgttgctctaagtctgtgttcttacatatcagccttcgcaggcaaacagcaaacaccctgccatgcgtcccagcatgattcagtcgcaccttcgagggggtacgggggtttgtacaaactcaccccaacacttcaacactttcacagggtctttgattctccaccacccccacccccccgcctcaggttttacatacattagtacaagtttttatcttacaacgtgtttcattctggttgctccacagaaggaaccacaacctgagctttttaatacaaaaatttcaacaagaacatctttctagtttaggtctcaggtttttttccttatccttttctagagccatcatcaaagatcaggtgatgttaatcccgcactctttctagtgctagtaccacaggatcccgagggggtactaatccacagtccttttgccactcgggtttgtcctggaggacgaagaacatgtctgcatatgatacttcgtcccattttccttctctcctcagaaacaacattaattgcaggagagtgttataatctaacgttcctccctcctgaggccatttcgcatcactctccaatttatacaaaggccaccactgattacaatatttaatcaacttccttctattttcggtaccaccctgtcctacAATATCCCTctgtgagaaactatggactagggtattgtttattaagatttatgttaagcccaatgtaaaggtcagacagcaaaagatataaaTAGCCACAAGATACCacttgtgcaagataagataaccaccagatgtccaggaaccgacagaaacaggacaaactaccccatataaggacatatgagtgaggggtcaactatgggacaaaggaggaagacttcttacttcggcctcaacgaccaccagaaggcagaaaacgaccccctaacaacaactgaagcatgcgcagggtacctccactacctcatgaacacgggagtaaagatgtataaaaagggactgtttgaactgctcaggacggcagttggcggagcgcagactcccctgtcgtccagcgctgtttttgctcatattctacttgctataattaataaaattttaattggattatgatccgttgtggtctcaatttataacactAGTGTATTTTGGTTTATCTTGTAGGGAAATATGTCTATCGGGGATTAAAGCCCCTGCTACTTTTATTTTCGTTTTGGCCACTTTTTTTGCCTCTCTGTCCGCCAGTTCATTCCCTTTTTCCAAATCTGAGCTCGctttctggtgtgccttaaTATGCATAATTGCCACTTTCTCAGGGAGTTGGACAGCTTCTAGTaacttcagaatttcttctgcatgtttGATATTTTTCCCTTGGGAGTTCAATaaacctctttctttccaaattgcTCCATGTGCGTGTACAactccaaaggcatattttgagtCTGTGTAAATGTTTACAGTTTTGCTCTGAGCCAGTTCCAGGGCTCGAGTTAGGGcaattatttctgccttttgtgcGGAGGTGTTCATGGACAAAGGTCCTGACTCTATTACCTCTTGACTGGTGGTGATGGCGTATCCTGCGTGCCGATTGCCATTCAGGACATAGCTGCTCCCGTCTGTGAACCAGTTTTCCCCGTTTTCTATGGGGCTATCCTTTAAGTCTGGGCGACTTGCGTATGTCGCTTCAATAGTTTCTAAGCAGTCATGATGCACTGGTTCTCCTGTGTTTCCGCTGAGAAAAGAAGCTGGGTTGGCAATGTTAGTAACCACGATTTCCACATCATCCTGTTCCACTATTACAGCTTGATATCGCAGGAACCTTTGTGGAGATAGCCAGTGTCCACCCTTTGCTTCCAATACTGCCGACACTGTATGGGACACAAAAACGGTCATTTTCTGGCCCAGGGTGAATTTTCGGGCTTCCTGTATATTTAGTATCACAGCCGCAACCGCCCTTAGGCATCCAGGCCAGCCCTTTGCAGTCACGTCTAACTGTTTAGAGAGGTAGCCAACTGCCCGACGGTACGGACCTAGCTCCTGTGCCAATATTCCTAGGGCAATGCCCTGTTTCTCgtgagaaaaaaggagaaacggCTTACCCACATCCAGGAGTCCTAAGGCCGGGGCTGACATCAGGGCCTTCTGTAGTTGTTCAAAAGCTTGTTCAGCCTCTTTTATCCCATTCGAGGTGTTTCTGTTCAGTCGCTGTCAGTGCATATAATGGCTTAACAAGCAGTCCATAATTGTAGATCCACAATCGACACCACCCTGTCATTCCCAGAAAGGTTCGCAATTCCTTTACcgtctggggttttttagtttggCATATCACCTCTTTGCGGGCCTGTCCCAAAGTTCTTTGTCCCGCACTGATCTCATAGCGCAAATAATTCACTTTACGCTGCATTACCTGGGCCTTCTTCTTGGACACCCTATATCCTTGAAGCCCTAAGAAATTCAACAGACTCACCATCCACTCCATACAATCTTCCTCTGTGTTGGTAGCGATCAGGATGTCATCCAAGTACTGCAACAATTTTCCTTTCTCGGATGGGGCTTCCCAGGATTCCAGGTCTCTCGCAAGCTGATTGCCAAAAATGGTAGGACTATTCTTAAATCCTTGCGGCAACACCGTCCAAGTGAGCTGGGTCCTTCGACCACTTTTAGGATTTTCCCACTGGAATGCAAACAACTTTTGACTGGCTTCgtggagagggaggcaaaagaaagcatccTTTAAATCTAGAACAGTAAACCAGATTAATTCAGGTGCCAATGCAGTCAGTAGGGTATACGGGTTTGCCACGACTGGGTAGAGATCCTCAGTAATCCTGTTCACTGCACGCAAGTCTTGAACCACCCTATATGACCCATCGGACTTCCGAATAGGTAATATAGGAGTATTGAATTCAGACTCACATTCCTTTAATAGTCCGAGCTGCAAAAATTTTTCTATCACCGGCCGGAttccttccctgtcctcttTCTTTAgaggatattgtttaattcttaccGGTCGTTGACCTTCCTTTATCTTAACTTCAACAGGTGGAGCATTTTTCGCTCTTCCAGGCACATCAGTAGCCCAGACTCCTGGATACACTTGGTTCAGAATTTCCTCATTGATTTTCCCTTCTGAGGGGAGACTAGTTAGGACTAGACTTAATGCCTGTGTATATCGTTGATCCTTTACCTCCAAAGTAATTTCCCCTTTCTCAAACGTGATCTTTGCTCTTAATTGTTCCAACAAATCTCTCCCCAAAAGTGCCTTTGGGGAGTTGGGCATATATAAAAACTTGTGGATACCCCATTGCTTTCCCAATTTATACTTTAAAGGTTTGCAAAAATACGCCTTTTCACTTTGGCCAGTTGCTCCCTGGACTACAATGTAATCATCTCCTAAAGGCATTAAGGCTTGATTCAAAACCGAATATGTCGCTCCTGTATCTATCAAAAACtccacttgctgctgcttttcccctaGCTTAATTATAACCAGTGGATCCGCTAGGGTAGATTCCCCAGGTTCCCGTCAGTCTTCTATCACTTTGGCTATCTTCACGTTCGCCGAGGTTTTTCGACCCCCTTCCTTGTTTCTAGGACATTCCCTTTTCCAATGACCAAAGCCCCTGCACATAGCACACTGATCCCTTTCCAATCGAGACGAATCTCGCCTACCACCTCTCCGTTCCCCTTTTTCTTGATGGCAGCTATCAATTTCCTTTGTCCCTGCCGATATTCTTCCTCTCTATTACTAAACACCCTCCACGCTTCATCCAACAATATCTCTAAGTTTCTACCTTCTGTAGAACGCAGCTTTTGAAGTTTTCGCCTTATGTCCCCTGTAGATTGACCCaggaataaagaaattaattgctgGATCCCTACCTCAGACCCAGGGTCCAGCGGCGTGTTACGGCGCATCACATCCCTCAGCCTATCCAGGAACTCAGACAGGGACTCAGAAGGAGTTTGCTTAACTGCATATAAAGCTGACCAGTTTATAGTTTTGGTaattgctttctccattccCTTCACAATCCATTCCTGATATTCCCGTAATCTTTGCATATGTGCCGATCTATTAGCATCCCACTTTGGGTCTTGGAGGGGGAAATATTCCTTAACATCCCCTCCTGTAATTTTATAATAGTCTTCAGCCagatttcctgctgttttcaaaactagctgtttttcagtttcagtcaaatACTCcaataataattgtatatcGTTCCAATCGGGATTGTGTTGTTTCACGATAAATTGGAACTGCCTGGTTACACTTATCGGGTCTCTTCTATAATCCTTTGCAATCTTTCTCCACTCTCCCAAATCAGCAGTGGAGAAAGGCACTTTAATTAGCATTGTTCCACCGTCTGGCCCCACCGCCTCTTGGAGGGGTGCTTGTAAAATAGTCAGGGCAGACTTCTGCCGAGTGTGGGAAGATACAGGGCTATCAGGAGGATTAAAAGCTCCTTCCGAATCCGCATCCTTGTCCCGTGCCCGGGGGGGAGGTTTAAACAAGTCATCTAAGTCCTGTTCTGGGGCTTGGTGAACCTTGTCTGCCTTTGTACACCTCTGCCCAATGCTGCAGGAAGAACAGCATCTTTTCAATTTACTTCTACCCTCCTTATTTTCCCGCTCCAATGCGCGTACCATAGGGTCCTGTGGGGGTATTATCCCACAGTCCCTTTGCCACTCCGGATGGTTTCGCAGAGTGAAAAACATatctgcatatgatacttcatcccatttcccttctcttctcaaGAACAGCATAAGCTGTAACAAAGTATTATAATCCAATGTTCCATTAAACGGCCACTTAACTTCGCCCTCTAACTTATACAatggccaccactgattacaatatttaatgagggtctttttgctttctgtgcttccctTCCCTACAATATCCTTCCAATGGGCGAGTATACAACCCAGAGGACTCTTTTTCAGTATCCCTCCTTGGGTGTTACCCATTTTCAATATACTCTTAAGGGATTCAAACTGACTTTTAAATTCTCTCTTTCTACGCCTATCAGCCACACTCTCACTTATTCTCACTCAATTCCACTCTCACGGACGTCCATGCACTCAGAGAAAATCACACACACATCACTTTACACAAACACTATGGTTCGACAAATTCAAATCGATAGTCTATTCCAAATGTCTTATTGCCATAACCAAAATCAATACCAAGAGAAATTTAACACAGCATCGCTCCAGTTAACAACCTTTTAGCAGCTGCAAATATCTTGTGAATTACAAGAGGCCCGCTTACCCCTCTCCTGTTTGTCCTGGCTCCCAACAACAGGATACAGCAGTTACCTTAAACTCAGTCGATCTATCCCCGAGATCGCTACCGGCCGCTCTATCGGCCAGCGAGTTTCTCAATTACAGTCCCAAACCCAATAGGTACCTAACCAACGGGCACTATGCTGCACGCCAGACGTCTCTGCATGATTTATCAGCAGTCCGAATATGCGTACGCTCAAGTCCCTTTGTTAAACATACCGTTAAATCCGCAGCTCCAAGAGGCTGTTGTCCACTCCCGCGGTGATCGGCCGGCAGCGGAGACTCCTCCGAGCAAAACGCtcggggcgcgcctaggagcgtccgctccgcagtCGGTCCCGCAGCCGAGTGGAgatcctcctggctggctcgccaaAACTGACGCGCGGAAAACGGACTCCACAATCCGTAAGattgtaaagtaggtatgtttaatcagcgctgggcagcacggGGGTAGTCCTGCCAAAAATCGTGCGCGCCTGGTGCGAAAACTTGCGCGATTTTATAAGGCAACTCATTACATATTCATAACTATGTCGTAATACGCCTATACATATGCATTACCTATCCCcgctttgtattaaaattagcTCTGCGagtcatttccatatttttctctcaactGAGT from the Falco peregrinus isolate bFalPer1 unplaced genomic scaffold, bFalPer1.pri scaffold_40, whole genome shotgun sequence genome contains:
- the LOC129783412 gene encoding uncharacterized protein LOC129783412, coding for MLFLRREGKWDEVSYADMFFTLRNHPEWQRDCGIIPPQDPMVRALERENKEGRSKLKRCCSSCSIGQRCTKADKVHQAPEQDLDDLFKPPPRARDKDADSEGAFNPPDSPVSSHTRQKSALTILQAPLQEAVGPDGGTMLIKVPFSTADLGEWRKIAKDYRRDPISVTRQFQFIVKQHNPDWNDIQLLLEYLTETEKQLVLKTAGNLAEDYYKITGGDVKEYFPLQDPKWDANRSAHMQRLREYQEWIVKGMEKAITKTINWSALYAVKQTPSESLSEFLDRLRDVMRRNTPLDPGSEVGIQQLISLFLGQSTGDIRRKLQKLRSTEGRNLEILLDEAWRVFSNREEEYRQGQRKLIAAIKKKGNGEVVGEIRLDWKGISVLCAGALVIGKGNVLETRKGVEKPRRT